From a region of the Mercurialis annua linkage group LG1-X, ddMerAnnu1.2, whole genome shotgun sequence genome:
- the LOC126664784 gene encoding uncharacterized protein LOC126664784 isoform X1, giving the protein MPSAKQQSWKINVNAKFKNSHFKFKAKDTNPTCKSLKFSLFLKLHRFLFRLKSDSGLSIPSSQQNVSLKSKFLKFFRKFKIIPSRKQPISAKKKLFLKNPENKTPSNSLKMSEGPICIESLFTGTLTLFSKAIRENDKKGMIIHGLSILSLTALFFKNYVTMKAKTLMVFLTTALVIVFAVMFNLHKCNYTFTGLMKMTMSPILFGRHGIILPLLGHCTCFFRYCFYKNNLG; this is encoded by the exons ATGCCGTCGGCGAAGCAACAGTCATGGAAAATCAACGTCAATGCCAAATTCAAAAATTCCCATTTCAAATTCAAAGCTAAAGACACAAATCCCACTTGTAAATCCCTCAAATTCTCACTCTTTCTCAAGCTCCACCGTTTTCTTTTCCGATTGAAATCAGATTCCGGCCTTTCAATTCCTAGCAGCCAACAAAATGTCTCTCTCAAATCTAAATTCCTCAAATTTTTCCGTAAATTTAAGATTATACCATCAAGAAAACAGCCAATTTCAGCAAAGAAAAAACTTTTTCTCAAAAACCCAGAAAATAAAACTCCTTCAAATTCACTAAAAATGTCtgag GGACCAATTTGCATTGAATCTTTGTTCACCGGAACCTTAACGTTATTTTCAAAAGCAATACGTGAGAATGACAAAAAGGGGATGATAATTCATGGTCTATCAATCTTGTCACTAACGGCTTTATTTTTCAAGAATTACGTGACGATGAAGGCCAAAACTTTGATGGTGTTCTTGACAACTGCACTAGTGATTGTTTTTGCAGTTATGTTCAATTTACACAAATGTAATTATACATTTACGGGACTTATGAAGATGACTATGTCTCCCATTTTATTTGGAAGGCATGGAATTATTTTGCCTCTTCTGGGTCACTGTACGTGTTTTTTCAGGTActgtttttacaaaaataatcttGGTTGA
- the LOC126664784 gene encoding uncharacterized protein LOC126664784 isoform X2, translating to MPSAKQQSWKINVNAKFKNSHFKFKAKDTNPTCKSLKFSLFLKLHRFLFRLKSDSGLSIPSSQQNVSLKSKFLKFFRKFKIIPSRKQPISAKKKLFLKNPENKTPSNSLKMSEGPICIESLFTGTLTLFSKAIRENDKKGMIIHGLSILSLTALFFKNYVTMKAKTLMVFLTTALVIVFAVMFNLHKCNYTFTGLMKMTMSPILFGRHGIILPLLGHCTCFFR from the exons ATGCCGTCGGCGAAGCAACAGTCATGGAAAATCAACGTCAATGCCAAATTCAAAAATTCCCATTTCAAATTCAAAGCTAAAGACACAAATCCCACTTGTAAATCCCTCAAATTCTCACTCTTTCTCAAGCTCCACCGTTTTCTTTTCCGATTGAAATCAGATTCCGGCCTTTCAATTCCTAGCAGCCAACAAAATGTCTCTCTCAAATCTAAATTCCTCAAATTTTTCCGTAAATTTAAGATTATACCATCAAGAAAACAGCCAATTTCAGCAAAGAAAAAACTTTTTCTCAAAAACCCAGAAAATAAAACTCCTTCAAATTCACTAAAAATGTCtgag GGACCAATTTGCATTGAATCTTTGTTCACCGGAACCTTAACGTTATTTTCAAAAGCAATACGTGAGAATGACAAAAAGGGGATGATAATTCATGGTCTATCAATCTTGTCACTAACGGCTTTATTTTTCAAGAATTACGTGACGATGAAGGCCAAAACTTTGATGGTGTTCTTGACAACTGCACTAGTGATTGTTTTTGCAGTTATGTTCAATTTACACAAATGTAATTATACATTTACGGGACTTATGAAGATGACTATGTCTCCCATTTTATTTGGAAGGCATGGAATTATTTTGCCTCTTCTGGGTCACTGTACGTGTTTTTTCAG GTGA